The genomic stretch ttcttctcagtaaTAAAGACTCGAAACTCCTCTCACCACTACAGCCCACCCTCCCCAAGGGGAGCAGCTTAGATGTGATCATGGGAACCGAAGCTTTAAGAAAAGCAGCTCCTGTGTCTCTTACTGCAAGAGATGGCTAACATGGCAAACGACGTTTCGGAGAGCAAACCGGGTGGGTAATTTGCAGGGAGACAGATACCTTGAGAATACTCACTGCGAGGGCAGCGTTCTTCTGCAGCTTGTTATAGGGGCTGTACTTGGGCTTGGGCGGCTTCCCTGCCAGCCTGTCTTTGTGCCTCCGGCTGCTCATGTGCTGGGAGAGGAAAACAGCTGGATCACCCGGAGCCGGGACAGTGAGGGCAGACCCACGGCACAGTGTGGCTCGGGTCCACGGGGGATGCCCATCACCTTCTCGGAGGGGACCATCAGGTACCCACCCCCCGAGCCCCTGGTGCCTGTGCAGAGGGGTCTGCACGCCCGTGCCCGGTGCCCCTGCGTTCCCAGGGGAAAGGCGCACGCCAGGCCTGGCATCGTCACCTGTTTGAGCTGGGTCTCCGAGTTCACGTAGATCTCGCACACTTGGCAGTGAAACGCCTTGTTCTGGATGTTGATGCTCCCCTTGTTGCCGATCCGCTTGGATTTGTgccctgcccgggagaggagctTGCCTCGGCCTCGCCGGATCTGGGTGCTGTGACCTTCCAGCATTGACTTGTGCTTGGCACCTGGGTGGCAGAGGGGACACTCGGCAAACACTGACTTTGCAAACAAACCCTGTGCCGTGCCGCGGCAGCAGGAAGGAGACCCTCCAAGCAACCCGCCCAACAGCGCTGTGCATCCCCCCTCCCGGGGACCCCGGTCCCCCCACCAACCTGTGCCCGGCAGCACTTGGAGGCAGAGGGAACAGGGAAGGGCCTGGGAGTCCGGACTCTCGCCGGGGATGTGGCAGCCTGTTCCCAAACCCTGCCAAGCTTTCGGGGCCAGCTGCGCTTCGCAGGCAGACCAGAAATGCTCGGCTTCCCAGAGACCCCCTGCTCTCTCCATGTGCCAGACCTTCGGAGAAACTGCTATTTTAAGCGTGTGCTGGAGCCTGTCGCCTGTCCCCGGGCGCTAGCACAGTCTGCAGAGCCGGGCACGCGTCACCCGCCGTGCTGCAGCATCTGAGCTGTGCCCAAGGTCAGAGAGGATCCGGCCGCAGAGCCAGGAATAGCTCAGCGGGGTTacaggaggcagggaaggaggaaccCGAAATCCCCACACACCTGGGGACAGGGCGCTCTGTCCTGCCCCTGCGGGCACAGCGCGGCGGGGGTGGGCAAGTAATTTAAGTCACCGCTAATTCATTCTATTTTTTAAGGCGTTAAGCAAGGAGCCTGAGTCCGTGTGACAGCCACGGAGGAGCGCAAGCctgcaaacattttgtttgtttgtttgtttgtttgttctttttccccaaatcagCTCCTAAATTTGTAACCGGAGCTGACAAAAGCAAAAGGACACATTTGCAGCTAAGCCGCAGCGGTGTCCTGAGCTGACCCCTGtgcatggctgctgctgctgcctccgcAGGTGCCTGGGGAACTGGTTCCCAGTTCTTGCTGAACTGGGGGAGGGAAGGCCCTTCTCTTTAAAACCGGGGTGCCCATCCTTGTTTAGCATCCTCCAGAGAAAGGGGCGAGCTgggagctggtgctgcagggGGGGTGTAAAGGCCCGGGGGGGTGTCCggctgccccctcctcccctccagccacccCCACGCTGCAGGGGGGACCCTCGCCAGCCCCAGACGCCTGCCTGCCCTGTGGGGACTGCCGGGCGCAGCCGATGGATGAGCCAGCGCTTGCTGCTGGGCCCCGAAGCTCAGATTCCCAAGGGGCTTCTCAAAATGACCACGAGCCCAAACCACCAAGCTGCTTTTGGGAGGATTATCCTGCGTCTGAAAGAGGCACTGGCACTCAGGTTGCTATCAGCTTAAAGCCAAACTGCAACGGAATATAAAGTAGCCTCCAATCACTTGATTAAATGTATCTGAAAGCGTCTTTAATTAAGAGACATGAACAATAAGAGAGCATTTGACCTTGCTAAAATTCACTCCATAAGCTGCAGCACAGGTAAAACGCCACCACTTATCTTTGCAAGCCACCTTACTTAACCCTTTTTAATTAACGCAACATTCATTAACGCTCGCTGTTTCCCTGCAAGGCTCTTCGGTGATGGGGCACGGCAGGACTTTGCACGGAGCCCAGGACGGAGCTGCGAGGGGCCCGTTCCCCCGTCCCCCGCGCAGGCGATGCCCTTACCGGTGTTGTGAGCCTCCAGCTGGGACAGGGAGTTGACGGTCACTTTGCAGGTGGGACAGTACAGGTGCTGTTtgctcttcttcccctccttctcgCTCTCGGGAGCCGCCGAGCCGACGCTGCTGCCCGACTCCGCTGCCTGCGCCTCGGCTGCCTGCGCCTCGGCTGCCTGCGCGGCCGAGGAGGCCACGCTGGTGACGTCCGAGGTGCCCTCCGACAGCTCCGAGGCCGGCGGGGAGCCCAGCGGGGCGACGCTGCCCGACAGTTCCGCGGGCGATTCCTCGGCGCCGGGCATcagccccaggctgctgcaCTCACCCTCCGGCTCCTGCAGGCCGTTGGCTTCAGCTGgcgggagggaaaggaaagggggaaagggggaaaaaagaagaaacggGCAGAAAGGGAAAGTTCTCTGTGCTTGAACGGGTTTTCTGGGTTTCAGAGAGCACCCCCGTCCTCCCCAAGACTATCTCAGGCACTGTCTGCTCCTGTTCATCCCTGTCGAGGACGGCTTTTCCCAAGGTCTCTCCCGTTACCGCTTTTATCTGTGGCTTGTGGCAGCCGGGCTCAGCACAAAAGCCCGGGTGAGCTCCGGCGCTGCCTCGGCTCGGAGCGGGGAACTGGCTCCTaccagccccatccctgcgCGGTGGCAGAGCCCTGGGGATGTGCGAGCCCTCAtcagggcaggggcagggattGCTTCCTCTCCTGCAGCCGTGCAAAACGTCTCCCAAAGACAGCAAATCACAGGGAAAACACCCGCCACTTCCCCCACGCAACTGCAGGGACGCAGGGGCGCCAGGTTCCCCCAGGGACATGAGCTGCCCAGGCTCCCGGGCTGGATTTCCATCCCTTCCCAGCGATGCTGCCCCCAGCCAGGCACGCCAGGGATGCCAGCAGAGCACAAAAGCGAATTTATCAGCATTTGCGGTGGCATTTACGCCACACTAGTCGCAGCCCTCCTCAGCCTGACCGTGGCGGGATGCTCAGACGCGAGGCTGCTGCGGTTCAGGATTTAACCCGGCTCTTCAGGATActgcagccactgcagagctgtgaaCGCGAACGCCGCTGCGCTGCCGGGAACCGGCCAGGTCGCTCGCTCCGGTGTCACGGGCTGCCGGTGCGGGACCCTCCCGCACCCCCTGCCCACGTAcctgtgctgctgggctccCTGCTGCCCTCGGGGCTGGGGGCGAAGTCGGCTGCGCTGTCCCGGCCGGCAGCCaccgccgcagcccccgccgcctTCTGCTTGTTCTTCATGGCCTCAATGGCTTTCAGCCTCCGTGCGTGCTTGTGGCCCTTGTAGTGGGCTTCTGCCTGGTTCTGGGGAGGGAGAGACGGGGACGGCCACGTCGGTGCTGCGGCCGGACAGACGGCCGGACACAGGGAGGATAGGTGAAGGGGTCAGCCCCGGGATGCGGCTGCTCGGACACGTTTCCAGTGCAGCCACCTCCCCTGATGACATTCATCCCCAGGGCCACCTCGGAGGTGGTATTTTTGGCTGGGCGTAGcgcaaagctgctttcctcctcccGCCAGATTGCTCTGCACACAAATGTATTCAGGCCGAGGTATCACTTTGCTAAGACATCACCGCATTGCACAGCCGAGATAAGGACCCTGCTCTGATTAAATGCACCAAGtcacttttaaaagaagctttCAGGCAAAATTTATGACTTCAGAAACGTACAATGAATTGctagctgtaaaaataaaataaaaaagtacaTTGGTGGGGAGGATGCGTCTCCCATTGTAACCTAACGGGTGTCTAACATGCAATTTACATTCACGGGCTCCTTTCTCCCAGCAAACGCTGAATAATGAAGTGCACGTTGATGGGTTCATGCCTGCACCAAACTgataaaaacatacataaaagaaaatcacCCGAACATTTGTGTACTCCGCAGTCGGGGACAATGCCACATTGTCCCCAAAAACAACTACAGTTTAGCAATTTATGGAAAGTAAAGCCAATATGAATTAAGACACTGTACCACTCAGCAGCACGGATTAATTTGCACGGCGTTCTCAGAGGCCAGCTGAGGCTTCCCGTGCTCGGTATGAAgcagcatcccttccctccccccgcGGCTCTCCAAAGGCTGGGAACGGCGTCCGGGGCTGTGCAGCGACGGCCGGGTACGTGGGAAAGCGAAAGGCCCATTCGAGCACGGGGGGCCTCATTAGCAAATACAATAAAGTTCCACCAGATAACGGGGTTGGGAcggggctgggctgcagcctaAGTAGGTCACCCGGCACGGCTGCCACTCTGCGCAGAAATAGAAGTGGCGTGCGAGGGTCTGCGCCAGTACGCGCTCGCCCACAGACGTGACCACGGGGGGGACGCGGGCAGGGACGGGCAGAGCGGCACGGGGTACGCGTGGTGGGACTGACTCTCCCGGCACTGTGCTTCCAGCCGGGATGCAGCCTGGAACGGGAAAGCAATGCTTTTCCCCCGAGACGCTTGGTTGCAGAGCGGCATAATTAAGCCCAGAAATGCTGActtttgctggcagagcagcacccagccctgggcTCTGCTGATGCAGCTGGGAGCCAGCCTGGCCAGGGTGCAGTGTCTGGGTGGGTGCAGATGCCCCAGGGGAGCCGAGAGCAGCTCCCGGCAGCCCGCGCCGCCAGACACCGAGGGCACAGGCAGCTCCGGTAGATGAGACTCCGCTTGCGGCCGTCCTCCCGTGGGTACAGGGGCTCAGCACCGCCTCGCTCCCCCAGGAAGGGACGGTCGAGGCCAGGGGATGCTCCCAGGCTCTAGCAGAGTTCTATAGGTAACGCGTGTGCCCGGGCTGGGCTGAGCGCAGGAGGCTCCTGTCTCCACCTCTGCCCTGCGCCCCACGCAGCAGTGGCACGGAGGAGCGGACGGAGTTGCGCCGGCATGAGCGGGGCCAGCCCAGGCGACGGGCTCCGAGCTACTGCCCGTGCGGAggaggctcttgctgctccgctcccagccccgctgcctgcaAACCCCCGTCCCTCTCCTGCCGGCTTGGAGCGAGAATTCCCTTTCCAACCTTTTTATCGGTTTTCCCCACAAAAGATCAGCTGTGTGCAATTTGTTACCCCGGGAATCAATGAATATTTCCTTCCTACCCTCTGCAAGGTGCTTGATTTACTTAGAATAaaaggctggggaaaaaaacccgaCCTGCCACACCAAAGCTCTGGGAAGCCAAGGAAGGGAAGATTATATTCAGCTCCCAAGGACCAGATACGAATTGCACGGGCTGATAAAGCAGCTCAAGTGCAAACACCGTGACCAAGGCAGCAGGGAACAGACCTGAACAAAAAgatgaggagcagaaagagCCAGCGTGGCAAAGAGGACGCGGCAGACCCAGGAGCGCCTGGGCCCACGGGCAGGGAGATGTCGGTGGAAACGTCAGCCGGGGCAGCCGCAGAGCAAGGGAGGGCAGAGCTCCAAGGAGCCGCCGCCTGCGCGATGGGCGTCTGCGCGGTGCCCCTGTTTTGGGATGCTCCTgctccgccgccggccccggctccgTGCACCCCGCTCGCCCGCCCAGCCCCGTGCGCTCGCCGGCCCCGCTTACCGCAGAGTTGAAGCGCAGGTGGCAGATGTTGCAGGAGATGAACTGCTTCTTCTTGAGCGGGGCGGGCACGCCGAAAGTGTGGCTGATCACCGCCTTCTGCACCGGGTCCATctggaaggggagggaaggcagaaggCGGCTGGGTGCCACGCCGCAACGGCCGCCCCGGCATGGCACCGCGAGCCGGTGATCCCCTGCACCCGCCGTGGAGCCGCTGCCAACGCCGGCAGAGCTCGTGCCCGGTGTCTGGAAGGAGCGAGAGGCCGGGGCGGCAGAGGAGCCCCATCTGCCACGGAGGCATCCCCCGCACAGGGCAACGCGTGCTGCGTCGACGCCTGTTCTTGTCCTTTTTAAACCATCCCTGAAAAATCCAAACCTGCAGGGTCCAAACGCCTGCTGTGCTCTGGCAGAGGGGACGAAGCTGCTGCGGGGGCACAGACTGCGGACCCCGTCCTCCCCGTCCGTGACGTGCTCCCCTGTGCgtcccccctcttccctctccccccaccacaGACACCGGTGTCACGGGTGGCAAATTATCGGTTTCTGTTTgagctcccagctgctgccctcGACCTCCCGATGCCAGGGCAGCTTTCCGAGGGACTTAGCAGGAGCTGAAACCACCAAAACAGGGGACAGAGGCGATCAAAACAAGCAACCGGCCATTAATCCTCCGCACGCTCTTCGTCAGGGAGCTGAAACATCCCTGCGCAAAGCCAAAGGCACGAGCAGAGCCTCGCGTGCCTGCTGCTTGCCCGTGGAACGCTGCCCAGCCCACGCAGGGGCCAGGCCAGGAGGGACAACGGTGGCCACAGCCGCGGGCACAGCTCTCCCGAGGCACGGTGCCCACGCAAAGCCACTCCGAGCTGCCCCGCTCCTGGTCAGGTATGCACTTTGCCTGCTCTAATCGAATTACAAGGCTGACGACTTGCAAGCCCGCGCAGCCCCTGGTATCTCACCGGGCGTGTGTGCGGGGACAGAACAGCTCCGGTTTTCTCAAGGAGCTGTGTCTTTCCACGAGCCCGTTCCTGGCGGGGCAGCGCgcgggggctgcaggcaggcagatgCGTGCAGGCTGATGACAGCCCCTGGCGCTTCTGTCTGTCCCCAGGGCTCGGCATCATTCCTCAGCCCAGGCAGCAAACTTGTTGGAAAAGCCATAATTGTTTTatacaaaatgcatttattaagAGGGGGGAAAATAAGAATAACCTCTTTGTTTGAGCGTGGCTATAATCTATAATGCAAGTATTGTTCCCCTACCCTGTGGCATAGGAAGATTATCTTATCTGAGTGCTGCTGTCAGTAGAGCCTTGGGTTTTCAGGCGATCGTATTTCTCTGCAAAGCTATTTCGTTGCTGAGACAGGTGCATCAGTCTTCGAGGCACATGCCTGGACAACAGAGCCATTATCAAGACCCCAAATTCCTTTCCAGGAGTGAGCAGAATGGTAAAAGCAGGTGATTAATGAAGTGCCTGTTTGCTATGAAATTTTACTCACTTATCTGGCATATAAATGAAGAGGCATTTGGGGTTCGGCGGAGACCTGGAGGAAGCTACAGATGGCAAAGATGCTGCTCCACCCCTGACGACAAACACTGCGACGTGCTACAGGCAGCATCCCCACGCTGCCAGTCCGCGGGCAGAAGCAGGGCCGGCACTTGTTTTCAAGAGAAACACCCACCttttccacacaaagaaaaggaaaacggCTCTAACCTTTGCAGCAGCGTCGGGTGCCGGGGCCCGGCCGGCGGCTCCCACCGAGCACTGTGGGCTCCCACGGGCTGATCCGCCCCCCGAGCACCacggcaggagcagggcaggggcgtggaggaggatgcagaggaaagggagacGCCAGCACGAGGACACAAAAGCGGCCGGGGACCACCCCGGCGTGAACCCGAACCTGCCAGCGAAGCCAGCGGCGCCGGGGCTGCGGTTGAGCACCGACTCCAGGGCGGCGGCACCGAGCGGCCCCAGCAAAGGGCCCCCTCGTCCTCCCGGGGCATCACGCGATGGCACCAACCCGGGCCTTTACACCCCCCCGTGCTTTTGCCAAGCCCCCATTGCTCTGCCCCGCGGCACGGCGATGAGCTGTGTCCGTCAGAGTGCCCACGCTGCCTGCGACCCCCCCAGGCAGGTGCCACGAGTtccccggggccgggctggcCGACGCACCCAAAACCTGGCTCCTCGCCCCAGTCCCGTGCATCCCGGCCAAGACCGGTGCGGCTGGTGCCCACCACTGCTCCCGCTATCCCAAAGCAAACGCGAGCACCGCGTCCTGAAAAGCCTTCGGGCACCCGGCCCCGCGGGAGCGCGCCCAGGGGCTGAGCGACCCTTGCCACGGCCGCTCTTCGCTCCGGCGAGCGCGCTTGGCGAGCGCGGCGTGCTGGCAGCGTGCAGGGCGCTTTGCTGGAAGcccagcctggctccatccagcgtgcagcactgagcacatcCGAAGCTTGGATGCCACCTGAGAGCCCTTGCGCTTCTCTCCGAACGAAAATACAAACACACCGTCAGCTTCTCCCTAACGTATGCACTCACTGCTATTTCAGGTGTGAAAAAGAACCCCCGGCTCTCCCCTGGGGCCGGCGAGGGTCTGTGCCACGGCGGTACGTCCCGGCGCCCGCAGCCGGGTGGGTTGAGGCTCTTCCTGGGGGTTTCCAGCAGAACTGACCCGACAGCAGAGGTAGGCTTTGGGCACCGCACACTTGGAGAATAAAGATCTCAGCTTTATAGTCAATTCTTATTGACTCACATTACTTTATTTATCCCTGGATGTTCCTACCGATATAAATAGAGATCCCTGCGCTGAGCTCCCTGCCCGTCACCGAGGTCAGAAATGGGAATTCACAGGGACGCAGCATCAGTTTGGATTGCATCTCCTGCTGCGGTTTTGCAAGGCGCTGCTGGATCCTGGGGATTTGCAACATCCCAAGAGCTGGAAAGGGCCTTTCGAGCATGAAACGCACCTTTTGTGTTgtgttaggatttttttcccgTTTTGCTTTAAGTGGCAGGAGAGCTCAGCTTGGAAAGGTTTCGCTTGCTCCAGAGTAAAACATCTGCTGGGTTCATGAGAGCCTTGTGACCCGCTCAAAGTGCAAAGTGTTCTGCTGAGCAGTTGCAAACAGCTCCTGCTCAGCAGGGCAAGGCCGAATCCTGCACAGCATCACCAGCAATGCTGGGTAAGCAAAGGCAAACCCTcggatttctttttatagcaaCTCAGAAAGGCAGCTGTCTCAAAAAGTAAAATACCCTGACTAATGCCCCCTCCCATCCTCCCAAATTACCCCTGAGGCTCAGCTGCCAGGAGGAGTCTCTGACCTGGTACCACGGTTACTTGGGCAGAGAAAAGAGGAGCCGCCAGCCCGGCTCTGGGTTGCAGGGATGCTCGAGCCTGTGTCCTGCGAGGACAGGGACTCTGCTCTGGCTCCCGGCAAAGCCGCCTGCCTGGCGCGACGCTGAGCCCTCACACCCCCGGCCTCAGCCGCTTCTCCAGCACAAACACATCCCAAAGGGGCAGCTCCCACCCCCGGACGATCAGGCCTGGCTTCGCTCAGCTAACATCACACGCCAGACTCGGGTCTGAGGTCAGAACAATTAATTAAAGGTGCCcatgcagctgggacagcctCCCCCAGCATCTCCATCCCCGTGTCCAACTCATCCTCTGGGGCAGAGGAGTCCCCACCAGACACAGAAGCAGCGTGACGGGGCTGTGCGGCTCCAGCAAGTGCCAGagtttcattttccaaattattattatttttttttaaagcaacacaaCTCTGGAGAACACGTGCCAAGGCAGGAGCACGCAGGAGCCAAGCAGAACAAACAACTGACTCCAGCGACTAAAAAAAGGAGCCCAGACAAAGAGCAGCAACCTTAATGGCATCAAAAAAATCCTCCTCTCCTGTGTTTCTGCTTGTTAGCACAGGGGAAAGACAGGCTAGAGCTGGGATTTCAAAAGAGCTTAAAGGAGTTAGATGTCTGAATCCCATTTAACAGCAACAGGAATCCTGTACTTAATTTCTACGGCCGTCTTTGAAGATCTCAGCGATAATTTGCACCTTCCGAGCACGTTTAATCTCAAAGCCACTTACAAAAGGCCGGCGAGCGAGCGGGGAGGGAGCTCAGGAAAGTCGCATTTCCAGGCTCATGAGGGATAACAACCAGGCatttacaaaatgcagaaatgtctGCCCTGCCTCTGTGG from Buteo buteo chromosome 9, bButBut1.hap1.1, whole genome shotgun sequence encodes the following:
- the ZNF385C gene encoding zinc finger protein 385C isoform X1, which encodes MKRPLSPSHNPESGVRLVEAASCPLSQPEQRMKREKKHQSFTLCEVCNIQLNSAAQAQIHYNGKSHQKRLKQLNKGKMPAAQGPSGHSSPLLASLPIPGRPLHPPLDIKHFLTFRLNGTSPLNLFPNFNTMDPVQKAVISHTFGVPAPLKKKQFISCNICHLRFNSANQAEAHYKGHKHARRLKAIEAMKNKQKAAGAAAVAAGRDSAADFAPSPEGSREPSSTAEANGLQEPEGECSSLGLMPGAEESPAELSGSVAPLGSPPASELSEGTSDVTSVASSAAQAAEAQAAEAQAAESGSSVGSAAPESEKEGKKSKQHLYCPTCKVTVNSLSQLEAHNTGAKHKSMLEGHSTQIRRGRGKLLSRAGHKSKRIGNKGSINIQNKAFHCQVCEIYVNSETQLKQHMSSRRHKDRLAGKPPKPKYSPYNKLQKNAALAVSILKSKLALQKHLTKTLATRFLPSPLTAAAVCAMPGPLALRPAAATTLFQAPILGPALFRTPPAHVRTTPGPIVFAPY
- the ZNF385C gene encoding zinc finger protein 385C isoform X2; translated protein: MKRPLSPSHNPESGVRLVEAASCPLSQPEQRMKREKKHQSFTLCEVCNIQLNSAAQAQIHYNGKSHQKRLKQLNKGKMPAAQGPSGHSSPLLASLPIPGRPLHPPLDIKHFLTFRLNGTSPLNLFPNFNTMDPVQKAVISHTFGVPAPLKKKQFISCNICHLRFNSANQAEAHYKGHKHARRLKAIEAMKNKQKAAGAAAVAAGRDSAADFAPSPEGSREPSSTAEANGLQEPEGECSSLGLMPGAEESPAELSGSVAPLGSPPASELSEGTSDVTSVASSAAQAAEAQAAEAQAAESGSSVGSAAPESEKEGKKSKQHLYCPTCKVTVNSLSQLEAHNTGAKHKSMLEGHSTQIRRGRGKLLSRAGHKSKRIGNKGSINIQNKAFHCQVCEIYVNSETQLKQHMSSRRHKDRLAGKPPKPKYSPYNKLQKNAALASKLALQKHLTKTLATRFLPSPLTAAAVCAMPGPLALRPAAATTLFQAPILGPALFRTPPAHVRTTPGPIVFAPY